The genomic interval GGCAGCCAGTTCATGATCATCGCCACGGCCAGGCCCGGCGTGCCGCTGGAGAAGGTGGAGCAGGCCGTCGATGAAGAGCTGGCGCGCTTCCTGCAGGAAGGACCCACCGCCGACGAGCTGGAGCGGGTGAAGGCCGATTTCATCGCCGGCTTTATCCGGGGCGTGGAGCGCATCGGCGGCTTCGGCGGCAAGAGCGACATCCTGGCGCAGTACGAGGTCTATGGCGGCGATCCCGGTCTTTACAAGGTGACGCTCCGGCGCATGCAGCAGGCCACGCCCGCGCAGGTGCTGGAGGCCGCCCGCAAGTGGCTCAGCGACGGCGTCTTCGTGCTGGAGGTGCACCCCTATCCGAAACTCCAGGCCAGCGGCGAAGACGTAGACCGTTCGCAGCTTCCGCCGGTGGGCACGCCGCCCGAAGTGTCCTTCCCCGAGGTGCAGCAGGCCACGCTGTCGAACGGCCTGAAGGTGCTGCTCGTCGAGCGTCACGCCGTGCCGGTGGTCAACTTCCAGCTCATCCTGGACGCCGGCTATGCGGCCGACCAGTTCGCGCGACCGGGCACGGCCACGCTCGCCATGAACATGCTCGACGAAGGCACCACCAGCCGTACCGCCCTGGAGATCAGCGACGAGCTGGACCGCCTGGGCGCCCGGCTGAGCACCGGCTCGGACCTGGACGTCTCGACCGTCTACTTCTCGGCGCTTCGGGATAAGCTGGACCCGTCGCTGGAGCTGTTTGCCGACGTCGTGCTGCACCCGGCCTTCCCGGAGGCCGACTTTCAGCGGCTCAAGCAGCAGCAGCTCGTGGCCATCCAGCGCGAGCAGGTCTCGCCCGTACAGATGGCGCTCCGCGTCTTCCCGCGCCTGCTCTACGGCGAAAACCACGCCTATGGCCTTCCGCTCACGGGCTCGGGCACTCCGGAATCCGTGCAGCAGATCACCCGCGACGACCTGGTGCGCTTCCACCAGACCTGGTTCAAGCCGAACCACGCCACGCTCGTCGTCGTGGGCGACATCACGATGGACGAGCTGCTTCCGAAGCTGGAGCGCCTCCTCGCCGAATGGAATCCCGGCGACGTTCCGCAGAAAAATATCCAGGACGTGCCGCAGAAGGATCGCTCGGTGGTGTACCTGATCGACCGGCCCGGGTCGGAGCAGTCGATCATCTTCGCCGGGCACGTGGCGCCGCCCGAGGCCAATCCGCGTGAGCTGGCCATCAAGGCCATGAACACCGTGCTGGGTGGCGCTTTCACCTCGCGCATCAACATGAACCTCCGCGAGGACAAGCACTGGTCCTACGGCGCCCGGAGCATGCTGATGAGCGCACGAGGGCCGCGGCCGTTCATCGTCTACGCCCCGGTGCAGACCGACAAGACGGCCCCGGCCATGCTCGAAATCAAGAAAGAGCTGGACGGTATCGTCAACGGCCAGAAGCCCGTCACGCCCGAGGAGCTGGACAAGGTGCAGCGTAACCTGACGCTCCGCCTCCCCGGTCGCTGGGAGACGGCCAACGCGATCCTCGACGACCTGAGCTACGTGGTGCAGTTCGGCTGGCCGCTCGACTACTGGCGGACCTATCCGGACGCCGTGCGGGCGCTCACGCTCGAGGACGTCAACGCGGCCGCCCGTGAGGTGCTGCACCCGGACCGGCTCGTCTGGGTGGTGGTGGGCGACCGCAGCCGCATCGAAGACGAGATCCGCCAGCTCGAGCTCGGGCCCGTGTACCTGATCGACACCGAGGGCAACCTGCTGGCCTCGCTTTCCGAATAACACCCACCGGGTGCCCGTCCGGAAGTCGGGCGGGCACCCGGACCCCTTCGCGGGGTAAAACAAACAGAATCAAAATTTTCAACAGATTCAGGGTATCGCCATGTCGCTCTGGGCCCGATTCAAACGGTGGATTCGCTCGATCTTCGGCGGGGCCATCTCCGCGCTCGAAGATCCCCGCCTCATTCTGGAGCAGAACATCCGGGAGCTGAACGATCAGATCCCGAAGATGAACGAAAACATCGCCACGGTGAAGGCGAACGTGCTGCTGCTCCAGAAGGAGGTGCGGCGTAACGAGCAGGAGATCGAGCGGCTGGTGGCCCGCATCAAGGCGGCCATTCAGGCCGGCCGCGACGACATCGCGCAGCAGTATGCCATCCAGCTTCAGAAGGCCAAGGAAACGCTGGCGCGCACGAAAGAACAACTGCAATACGCCGAGGCCGCCTACGAGAAGGCGCTCCAGGTGAAGCAGGCCTTCCTTCGTGAAAAGGAACGCAAGATTCAGGAAGCGAAAGAAGCCCTTCGCGCCCACGAGCGGGCCAAATGGCAGGCGAAGGTGGCCGACGCGCTGGAGCAGTTCGAGGTGGGCGGACTGGACCAGACGCACGAGGAGATGGTCCAGCGTCTTCGCGAGGAGACGGCCCGGAGCGAGGCGCGCCTGGAGCTGGCGCTCGACAGCGTCGATGCCGACGCGCTGAAGATCGAAGCCGATGCCGAAGCGCTCCGGGCGGCCGAGCTGGTGCGCCAGTTCAAGCTGGAAATGGGGCTGCTGGAGCCCGAGCAGAAGCCGGCGCTGGAGTCGCCCGCCCGCGAGGCGGAGCAGGAAGCTTCCGAACAGGCCCGCGAACCGGAAGAGACGAAAACCATCGGCCGCCAGCGTACCCGCTGATATGCGCCCGGAAGACTATCAACGACTCAAAGAGGCGGAAAAGGAGCACCTCCGCGCCCTTCGTCGGTTGAAGGAGGCGGTGCGGCTGCTCCGACGTCGCCGGGCCATCGACGAAGCGCTGGCCCGCCTGGAGCGCCAGACCGAGGCGACGCTGGCCGCCCACGACGAGGCGCTGGAACGCCTGGCCCTGGAGACGGCCTACCAGGAAGCACGCCTGGAACTGGCCCTCGAAGGACACGAACCTCCGCCCGACGACGCGCTCGATCCGGAGCGGACCCGCCGTCGGGCGCAGGAATTGCTCCGCCAGCTCCGGGACGAATCCGAAACCTCCGCCGCGGCCGATTCGTCCACCCCGGCTGAAGCGCGCACCGAAAAAACACTGGGACGGCTTCGTCCTCCCGGATCGTGATGGAAACCACGGGCATGAACGACCGACCGATCAACTACACGCGCGAAGCCTTTCTGCATCCCTGGAACCTCACGTTCCTGATCGCCGCGCTGGTGACCGCCCTGGGCATCAGCTTCACCGACAGCCCCGACTGGCTCTTCGACGCCGTGCTGCTTTTTACGACCGCCCTGGAGCTGCTCTACCTGGGCATCATGCCCCGCCAGGAACGGTTTCGTCGGGCGGTGCGTGCCCGGCGCGCGGCCGAACATGCCCGTCCGCCCTCGCAGAAGGAACTGTTTCAGTTGCTGAGCCGCAGCAGTCAGCGCCGCTACGTCCGGCTCCGCAACCTGGAAAAACAGATCCGCGCCAATTATCAGAAGCTCAGCTACGCCTCGCAGGGCCTGCTCGAAAGCCACCTGCAGAAGATCGACGAGCTGCTTCGCTCCTACCTGAACCTGCTCTATCAGAAGGAACGCTACGAGTTCTACCTGGCGCAGACCTCCGAGGACGAGCTGGTCGAGGCGTTGCAGGCGCTGCAGGAAGACATGGCCGACGATGCGCCGCGCGTGCGGGCCATCAAAGAGCGCCGCCGGCGCATCCTGGAGCAGCGACTTGCCCGCATCAAGAAGGTGCGGGAAAACCTGGAAATCATCGAAGCGCAGCTCGACACGATCGACGACGTGATCCGCTACATCCACGAACAGTCGCTTACGCTCCGCAATCCCGAGGAGATCACCTTCCAGCTCGATACGCTGCTCAGCGAGGTGGAGGAAACGGAAGCGGCCGTGGCCGAGATCGAGGACGTGTTCGCCTCGCCGTCGGCGCTGCTGGGCGAACTCTCGGCCGAACTGGAGCCGCCCCGTATGGAATCGGAGGCGACGGAGCCTTCCGAAAAGACCCCGCCCGAAGCGGTTCGCCGTCAGCGTCAGCGTTCCTGAAACCGACCATGTACCGTCTGCTCCTGCTTGCGCTGCTGAGTGGCTGCTCGATGTGGGCGCCCGTCCTGGAAGAGCCGCCGACGATCTGGGTGGCCCGTGAATTCACCGGTGGTCGCCAGTGCAGCGACGAAACCTACACGCCCCCGGACACCCGGGAGCTGCTGGCCGCGGCCGGCGTGCGCGTCTACGATGTGTGGGTGGAGCATCTGGCGGTCATCGCCGTATGCGGTGCGCCGTCCTACGCGGCCGTTCACTATGCCCGCATCGCCGAGGCCGATCTGGAACGCGCCCGGCAACTCGGGTTTGAAAAGAGCGACCCGCCGAACAAAACCCCGCAGACCGAATGAGTACCGAAACGACCGCGCTGCAGACCGTCCGCTACGAAGTGGACAGCGACGGTTTCGCGCTGATCACGATCAACCGTCCCGATAAACACAACGCCCTCAACCATCAGGTTCTGACCGAGCTGGACCGGTGCATCCGCCAGGCCCGGCAGGACGAGGCGGTCAAGGGCGTGATCATCACGGGCGCCGGTGAGAAGAGCTTCTGTGCCGGGGCCGACATTCAGCAGTTCAGGGAACTGGATCCTTTCAGCGGCCACCGCTTCGCGCTCTACGGGCAGGCCGTCTTCAATCGGATCGAGGAAATGCCCAAGCCGGTCATCGCTGCCGTCAACGGCTATGCACTGGGCGGCGGGTGCGAACTGGCCATCGCCTGTCATCTCCGCGTGGCGGCCGACCACGCCGTGTTCGGCCAGCCGGAGGTGAGCCTGGGGCTGATTCCGGGCTACGGCGGCACGCAGCGGTTGCCGCGCCTGATCGGCCGCGGCCTGGCCGCCGAGCTGATCCTGACCGGCGAGCGCATCAGCGCCCGCTGGGCCTTCGAGATCGGGCTGGTCAATCGCGTGGTGCCCATCGAGCATCTACTGGACACAGCCCGCGAGCTGTTGCAGAAGATCACCTCGAAGGCACCGGTGGCGGTGGCGCTGGCCCTCGAAGCGTTGCGCCAGAGCGACCTTCCGCTCCGGCAGGGCCTCCGGCTGGAGGCCGCGCTCTTCGGCCAGGCGTGCGGCACGGAGGACTTTCGCGAAGGCGTGGACGCCTTTCTGAACCGGCGTAAACCTGTCTTCAAAGGGCGCTGATGACCGTCCTGTTGCTGATCGGAGCCTTCGTGCTGGCCATGCTGGTGGCCGGGGCCGAGGCGGCGCTCGTGGCGGCCAACCGGCTCCGGCTGGAAGTGCTGGCCCGGCAGGGAAGCCGCACAGCCCGCCTGGCACAGGCGCTGCTCGACGCGCCGGCCACGCCGCTGCTGACCATGCTGGCCGGGCTGACGCTCGCACAGGTGCTGCTGGCGATGGGCCTGAGCACCCCGCTGCTGCACGGCCGGGGATTCACCTCGGCGCTGGCGGCCTGGGGCAGTGCGTTGCTGCTGGTGCTGATCGGCGGCCTGTCGTTCTACCTGGGGGGCCTGCTGCTTCCGACCGCCGTCGCCCGTGAGCAGGCCAACCGCCTGGTGCAACCGGGCGCCGTGTTGCTCCGCGTGGCCGCCTACCTGCTGTGGCCGCTGGTGCGCCCGGCCCGCGCCGTCTCCGAGCGTCTGGCGCGGCGGCTCTCGGTCGAAGCCGACACGGTGGCCACCTTCATGCAGCAGGAACTGGCCTGGCAGGTGCAGGAAGTCGAGGCCGAAACCGCCCCGGCCCGCGACCTCGACGAAACGGAAAGCCGCCTGCTGGCCAACGCGCTGGCCTTCGAGAAACTCCGCGTGCGCGACTGCATGGTGCCCCGCACCGACATCGTGGCCGTCGAGGAGCATACCGACCTGGAAACGCTCCGCCAGCGCTTCATCGAAAGCGGCTACTCCCGCCTTCCCGTCTACCGGGAGCACATCGATCAGATCATCGGCGTGGTTTTCGCCTACGATCTGTTCCGCCAACCTAGCTCGCTGGCCGAGATGATCCGGCCCGTACGCTTCGTTCCCGAGTCAAAGCCCGTCCACGCCCTGTTGAAAGAATTTCTCCAGACGAACACCTCCATCGCCATCGTCATCGACGAATACGGCGGGACGGCCGGCCTCGTCACGCAGGAAGATCTGCTCGAAGAACTCATCGGCGACATCCAGGACGAGTTCGACGTGGACGAGGACGAAGAATACCTGCTCCGCCGCCTCGACGAGCGCACCTGGCTGGTCAGCGGCCGCGTGGACATCGACGAACTCCGCGAGGCCGGCCTGGACCTTCCCGAAGGCGACTACGACACGGTGGCCGGCTATCTGCTGGAAAAGCTGGGCACGATCCCGAAGCCGCAGGAAGAATTCGAACTGGACGGCTACCGCTTCACCATTCTGAAGGCCTCGCAGAACCGGATCGAACTGGTCCGTATCACGCGCCTGTAACGCCGCGCGTCCATCGGCTACTTACAGACGGCGCCGGATGGTACCGGCGCCTGTATCTCTGAAACCCAAAACAAAAAAGCCGATGGAACGCCGCGAAGCAATTCGACAGACCGTTCAGCAAAAGTTCGGTTTCGTCCCGCAGCTTTTCGAGGAGTTGCTCCGTACGAATCCGGCCGTCGCCGAAGCCTACCTGCAGGCCGGTGCGGCGTTGCAGCGGGGGGTGCTCAGCCCGCTGGAGCAGCAGATCGTGCAACTCACCGTGGCCGCCTGGAACGCCTGTCATTACTGCACGGCGGCGCACGGCACCGCCGCGCTCGGCATGGGGCTGGCGCCCGAAGCCGTGGACGCTATTCTGGAAGGGCGGCTTCCGGAAGACGAGCGGCTGGCGCTGCTCGTGGAGACGACCCGGACGGTGCTGGAGCGTCGCGGCTGGCTCTCCGAAGACGCGTTGCAGGAGCTGGAGGCACGCGGCCTCGACCGCGCCGCGCTCTACGAGATCATCGCGCTCATCGGCGTCAAGACGATTACGAACTACATCAACCACCTGGCGCATACGCCGGTGGATGAAGTCTTCCGGCCCGTCACCGAGCGCACGGCCTACCGGCGCCTGGTGGAAAGCACAACGGTTTGAAGGCAATCTCGATCACCAACCTTGGAGGACGCGATCAATCCTTCCCGATCAAACGAATCCTGCTGGCCGGCGTGGTCGGCACACTGCTTTTTGACCTGTTCGGCCTGATGGCCTCGGCCATGATGGGCAATCCCACCTGGTGGGACATTCCGGCGCTGCTGGCCGGCAAGCTCGGCCTACCGCTCTTTTTCGGCGTGCTGGCGCACTACCTGAACGGCGTCGTGCTGGCCGTGATCTATGCGGCCGTGGCACCCTTCCTCTGGGGCTCGAAGTGGGTGCGGGCGTTCACGTACATCACCGCCGAGACCGTGCTGGGCGTGTGGCTGTTCATGGCGCCGCTCCTGGGGATGGGCATCGCGGGCGTGAACGGACCCATGGGCGCCATGTTTGCCATTGTGTCGCTCGTGCGCCACTGGGTCTATGCCATTGCGCTGGCCGTGTTCATCCCGGTTCCGGCGGCCGCGCCGAGCACGAACGCCACCGCCTCGGCGACCGCTTGAGCAATCCCGGCAGTTTGCCGACAGAAAAAGCCCGGCCTTTTACAAGGCCGGGCTTTCGTGTGTTCTTTGATGCAGAACCCAATTACCGCGCTCAAAGTGTCCGCAGCCGCACACGCAGCGGACAGTAGCGCTCCTGCCAGCAGCGATAGACGTACTCCCACGGCACGGCCGGCACCCGAAATCGCCCTTCAAAATGCAACTTCTCGTTCGGATACCGACTCCAGGCCGAATCCCAGCTCACCGGCGAAACCACCAGCTCAAAGCGCCCCTCATAAAACACCAGCAGAAACGGCTCGGTCTGCACCGTGTCGATCCGATCAAAACGCACCCAGCTCCGCAACGAATCCTCCCGCGCAATCCAGTAGTTCGTCAAACGTACATCCCCTTCGACTTCTCCAAAGCTACCCATTAAGCCCAGCGACTTCTCTGATTCCGTCCCGTGGGCAACGAGTTCTCGCATATAAGGATGCGAGTTGAAAAGGTAGTAGATCGTGTCTGTCCGCGGTGGTCTTTCCCAGATGTGAAGCCGCAGCTTGGCTTCGTAGAAAGGCAGCTCCGGTGTGGGATCGCGCACAATAAAGGACAGTAGAAGGTAAGCGGGTGGAAGGGTTCCAGGGCCGAAAGCCTCCGGCGGCCGCAGTTCTATTTTACCGAGCGTCGAGTCCGGCCGCCAGGGCTGACCGTTGAGCGTAATCTCGGCGTAGGCCTCCACCTCCAACAGCGCCTCACGCCGCTCCTCCTTTGCCCCCAGCAACCCACAACCCACCAGCGCCAGCAAGCCCAACCAGTAGCACCGCATCGCGCCCTCCAGCTTTCAGTTCCGGTTTTCCTGCTCCGAACCGACAGGACCGGGGCCAAGTCTGACCCCGGCCCCGCGGCTTACCGAATCCGCATCAGCGTCTTGCTAAGCGTCCGATCCCCAACCCGAAGCACCACCACGTAGCGTCCCGCTGGCCACTCGTCTGTCATCAGCACCTCCCGATGCCAGCCCGCCTCCATGCGACCCGGCCGCCGACGCACCACCGCCCGACCCAGCACGTCGTAAACCATAAGCTCCACCTCCGACGCCTCCGGCAACCCGAACCGCACCACCACCCGATCCCCCGCCGGGTTCGGATACAACCCCTCAAGCTCCGGCTCCGCCGGCAATCGCTCCGCCGACAACCGCTCCTGCACCACCTGCAGCGTATCACCACCCACCGCCTGCGCACAGAAAATCTCTTCTCCACAGCTCGAATCCAGCACGTACACCTCCCGCAACACGGTGTACGCCTGCCCCGCGCTGCTCTGCACCGTTAGCTGAATGTAGTTCGATCCCGGCGCCAGATAGGTCGTGAACGTCGCCCCAGTGCCCAGCACCGGCCCACAGGTGAAGGGATCGGCACACTTGCGCCACTGGTAGCTCAGCGTGCCCCGCCCGCCGCAGGGCTGCGCCGTGAACGTGTAGCTGCCCTCGTAGGGGAAGTTGTCCGACGTGTAGAAAAACGTGGCCCGCAGTTCGTTCGGATCCCGGAAGTCGGCCACCATGTCGGCCGTCTCCCGCAACACGCGCGCATTGTTCCGATCCGACCGACCCGTAAAGACACCGTAGTACATCACCTCGGGATTTGAAAAGTGCTTGATACGCACATACGGCCAGGGCGTGTAGGCCATGACCGTGGCATTGTAGGTGTACTCCTGAAAACACCGGCGGCCATAGGGCGGATCATTGATGCACCGAATAACCGGGGCCACAAACCGGTGCCCCCGCGCATAGGGGATGCCCTGCGGATCGATCGGATCGTCCGGGTGATGCTGCGCCCCCTGGATGTGCCCGATCTCGTGCGCCAGCGTGTAGCGGCCACCACTGGCATAGCCCACCTTCACGATCGCGTAGGCCTTCTGGTTCACCTCGCTCACATTGACAATCGCCTCACCCGAGCTTCCGTGTGGAATGGCACCGGCCACGCCGAACGTGCTTGTCCAATCTCCGGTGCCTTCATTATTGTCGATCAGCAGCACCACCACGTCCGCCTGATACTGGTCCCGCAACGCTCGCGCTTGCGCATCGCCTGCTAATCGCTCAACGTCATCTTCAGGAATACTTTGAACTGTAAAACTAAACGACCGTTTGTGGACGAGGCGGAGTTCGAGGTTGTTGATCTGGCTGTTGCGATAGGCCTGGTTCGCGTCGTTCAGGGCCGCATAAATGATCCCGTCAATGTCCCGACCCTGCGCCGCCGCCGGCGTGTACAGCACCAGCACCCGCACCACCTCCGGACTACAACGACTCTGCACCACCGCACCTGCAGCCGCCGCTTCCTCCTGCGCGCAGCTTCCCATCGAGGTCGCCTGTGTCTCATGCTCTACGGCTTTCTCGGGCTGTACCGACTCCGCCGCATCGTTCAACCCCGCCTCGCCAGGGCCACCACCGTCATGGTACGGACTCGTCGGCCGCTCCTTCGGATACTTCGACGGGTCGATCGTCACCAGTGCGTGCAGCCCACCACCCAGCGGCCGCACCCAGTACTCCGCATCGCCCAGCAGCACTTGGCCCGTCACCGCACCCGTCCGCAACACCACCAAAGACACCTCGCCCACCGCCTCCGACGTGTCCATACCCACGTAAATCCGCCCGTTCCAGGCCACCGCCTCCTCCGAAAGCACCGAAAGCTCCCCGCGCCGCACCGTCAACGTGCCAAGTCCTTTGCCCCGGCCCGGCACCAGCCGCCCCGCCGCGTTCACCGCCAGCTCGAATGAACGATAGCGCCAGAGTTGCGCCGGAAGCCGCACCACCTGAAGCTGCGTCACCATCGGGAGGCGTTGCAATACCTGGTGGCGTTGTTGTGCCTGCGGCCCGAGCGCCTGCAGCGAAGCCGCCACTTCTTCAAAGAGCGGCACCGGTTGGGCCTGCAGCGTCGTGCTCAGCGCCAGCCAGAGCCCCAGTAGGAGCATGGGGGGGGGTAAGACGTGTCGCTTGCATGGCGTCCTCCGTTTTCGGTTGGTGAAAGGATTCCGGTCAACCGAGAACGGCCGGTGACGGAAAAGCCACCACGTCGCCGTGGACGTTGAGAAAGAAATAACATCCGGGAGCTACTGTCAAGGGCAAAAAAAGCGTCTCCGTTCGGGAAAGCATAGTCTTTTTGGATGAAGCCTGTCAGGCAAAAGACCGGCCGGGGTTCGTGACCGGCGATTTCGAGAGGTGCGTTCTAAAAGACGTGTCTGCCGAAGGCATAGCAGCGCGGCCGGAGGGCATACGTTGAAACGCCGCTCCGGCCGCGCCTCGTGTCTGATGACGCGCGCGCATCGGTTCCCAGAACGTTTGTGGTCTGGTCACCTGACGATCTTGAGCGCACTTCAACCCACAGATTGCGCATTCATCCCCGCGCTTCCAGAGGTGGCACCGGGCGTTCGGGCGGCCCCACGTAGCGGCTCAGCGGCCGGATGATCCGGTTGTCGGCCAGCTGCTCCATCACGTGTGCCGACCAGCCCGTGATGCGGCTCATCACGAAAATCGGCGTGTAGGTCTCGATGTCGAAGCCCATCATGTAGTAGGCCGGACCGGTCGGGTAGTCCAGGTTCGGGTAGATGCCCTTCTGCTGCACGACGACTTCCTGGATGGCGTCGTAGATGGCCATGAGGTTCTGGAAGCCCAGGCGCTCGGCCAGCCGGCGCGTGTAACGCTCCATGATGGGCACGCGCGAATCGCCGTAGCGGTAGACGCGGTGCCCGAAGCCCATGATCTTCTGCTTGCGGGCCAGGGCCTCTTCCACCCACCGACGGGCTTCCTCCGGCGAGCGGAAGGGTTTGAGCATACGCATGACCTCTTCGTTCGCCCCGCCGTGCAGCGGCCCTTTAAGTGCGCCGATGGCACCCGTGATCGCGCTGTAGTAGTCCGAAAGCGTCGAGGTGATCACGCGGGCCGTGAAGGTGGAGGCGTTGAAACTGTGCTCCGCATACAGAATCAGCGACACGTCGAAGGCCTTGACCACCTCGGCGTCGGGCACCTCGCCGAAGTACATGTGGAAGAAGTTCTCGGCGAAGGTCAGGTCCTCGCGCGGCGGGATGAAGTCCAGGCCGTGCCGGCGCCGGCGGTCGGCCGCCACGATGGTGGGCAGTCTGGCCATCAGCCCGATGGCTTTGCGGCGGATCGTGTCGATGTCGGCGCCAGTGGCCTCCGGATCGTTCGCGCCGAGCAGGCTGACGGCCGTGCGGAGCACGTCCATGGGGGCGGCGTCTGTCCGGATCAGCTCCAGCAGGCGATGGACGGTTTCATCCAGTGCGCGCTGGCTTCGCTCCTCCTGCTCGAAGGCTTCGAGCTGTGCCCGCGTGGGCAGCTCGCCGTAGAGCAGTAGGTAGGCCACCTCCTCGAAGCGGCATTTTTCGGCCAACTCGTGCACCGGATAGCCCCGGTAATAGAGCGCGCGCTTCTCGGGAATGACGTTCGAAATGGCCGATTCGTCGGCAATGACGCCGGCCAGTCCTTTTTTTACTTCGGTCGTCTCGGCCATGGGTATGCGATCTATTGGTTTTCGGATGACGAGGTTGTCTCCTCCAGGCGGAAGTTGTACACGTTTTGGTCGAAGACCGTGTAGCGCTCGTATTGAAGCAGTTCATAGAGTTCTTTGCGCGTCTGCATGCGGTCGAGCAGGGCTTCCTGGGTGCCCGCCTCCAGCAGGTGGCGAAAGCCTTCCTCGACGGCCTTCATGGCCAGACGGAGTCCGGTGACGGGATAGATCACCAGGTTGTAACCCAGCGCTTCGAGGCGCTCGGCCGAAAGCAGCGGCGACTTGCCGAACTCCGTCATGTTCGCCAGCAGCGGCACGTCGGGCAGCGCCTTCCGGAAAGCGGCGAACTCTTCTTCGGACTGAAGTGCTTCGGGGAAGATCATGTCGGCGCCGGCCGCCACATAGGCGCGAGCGCGTTCGATGGCCGCCTCCAGGCCCTCGACGCCCCGGGCGTCGGTGCGGGCGATGATCAGGAAGTTCGGGTCGCGGCGGGCCTGCACGGCCGCCCGCACTTTGCGCTCCATTTCCTCGACGGGCACGAGCGCCTTGTGGTCCAGGTGGCCGCAGCGTTTGGGATTGACCTGATCTTCCAGATGGCAGCCGGCCAGTCCCATCTCTTCCAGCTCCTGCACGGTGCGGGCCACGTTCAGCACCTCGCCAAAGCCCGTGTCGATGTCCACGATGGCCGGCAGGCTGGTGACGCGGGCGATCTGGCGGCTTCGCCAGGCTACCTCGGTGAGCGTGGTCAGGCCGACGTCGGGCAGTCCCAGATCGGCCGACAGGACGGCACCCGAAATGTAGACGCCGTCGAAGCCCAGTCGCTCGATCAGCATGGCGACCAGCGGCGAAAAAGCGCCCGGGAATCGCAACAGGCGGCCGCTCCGAAGTGCTTCGCGCAGCGCCCGGCGCTTCGCTTCCGGAGGCGTCGTGGCAAACAGCATGGTGGCTTCTCGATCCGTTGCACGTGTCGTTAAGCTAAACGAATCGCCGGAGAAATGCTTCCTGGCGACCGATTGTAAAGGGCAAACTTTTCTGGAAAAGCGCTTTTTTGAAGCGTGGTGAGCGAAAAGCAGGCGTCTGGGCCAGCGCAGTCTGCAGGGCGAAGACGATCAGGAAAAGGCCCGGGCGTAGCCGTCGAAGATGCACCATGACGCAAGGGTTGAACTGGTGATGCCTCGGTGACCGGTGCGCAGCTCCCTGAGGAATGGTCTACGGAAAAGCGTCGGAAAACGCCGTTTTTCAGCCCATTTGGAAAAGTGCCGGTTCTTCCTTATCAAGAAAGATCTCTTCCACGAAACGGGAGCCTCTGATGAAAACGCTGCGGCTGGACGGGTTGCTGAAGATCGTGGTTGCGCTGGCGATCGCCTCGCTGGGGGCCTCGGTTTTTGTGTTGCTGGATCCATGGAACTGGATCGGCGCCACCGCGGAGCGGGTGGGGATCAGCCAGGCCCTTTCGACGGCGCTGGCGTTGCTGCTGGGGACCATCGCGATCATCGTGGCGGTCACGGTGGAGCGCACCGAGTACCGGGCGCAGGAAGCGTTGCGGTCCGATGTGGTCGAACTGGCCGCCACGCTGCACAGCGTGCTGACGAAGACGGCCGCCTGGTACGCCCGGCGC from Rhodothermus marinus carries:
- a CDS encoding bifunctional 2-methylcitrate synthase/citrate synthase, with translation MAETTEVKKGLAGVIADESAISNVIPEKRALYYRGYPVHELAEKCRFEEVAYLLLYGELPTRAQLEAFEQEERSQRALDETVHRLLELIRTDAAPMDVLRTAVSLLGANDPEATGADIDTIRRKAIGLMARLPTIVAADRRRRHGLDFIPPREDLTFAENFFHMYFGEVPDAEVVKAFDVSLILYAEHSFNASTFTARVITSTLSDYYSAITGAIGALKGPLHGGANEEVMRMLKPFRSPEEARRWVEEALARKQKIMGFGHRVYRYGDSRVPIMERYTRRLAERLGFQNLMAIYDAIQEVVVQQKGIYPNLDYPTGPAYYMMGFDIETYTPIFVMSRITGWSAHVMEQLADNRIIRPLSRYVGPPERPVPPLEARG
- the prpB gene encoding methylisocitrate lyase, with product MLFATTPPEAKRRALREALRSGRLLRFPGAFSPLVAMLIERLGFDGVYISGAVLSADLGLPDVGLTTLTEVAWRSRQIARVTSLPAIVDIDTGFGEVLNVARTVQELEEMGLAGCHLEDQVNPKRCGHLDHKALVPVEEMERKVRAAVQARRDPNFLIIARTDARGVEGLEAAIERARAYVAAGADMIFPEALQSEEEFAAFRKALPDVPLLANMTEFGKSPLLSAERLEALGYNLVIYPVTGLRLAMKAVEEGFRHLLEAGTQEALLDRMQTRKELYELLQYERYTVFDQNVYNFRLEETTSSSENQ
- a CDS encoding zinc-dependent metalloprotease; its protein translation is MLLLGLWLALSTTLQAQPVPLFEEVAASLQALGPQAQQRHQVLQRLPMVTQLQVVRLPAQLWRYRSFELAVNAAGRLVPGRGKGLGTLTVRRGELSVLSEEAVAWNGRIYVGMDTSEAVGEVSLVVLRTGAVTGQVLLGDAEYWVRPLGGGLHALVTIDPSKYPKERPTSPYHDGGGPGEAGLNDAAESVQPEKAVEHETQATSMGSCAQEEAAAAGAVVQSRCSPEVVRVLVLYTPAAAQGRDIDGIIYAALNDANQAYRNSQINNLELRLVHKRSFSFTVQSIPEDDVERLAGDAQARALRDQYQADVVVLLIDNNEGTGDWTSTFGVAGAIPHGSSGEAIVNVSEVNQKAYAIVKVGYASGGRYTLAHEIGHIQGAQHHPDDPIDPQGIPYARGHRFVAPVIRCINDPPYGRRCFQEYTYNATVMAYTPWPYVRIKHFSNPEVMYYGVFTGRSDRNNARVLRETADMVADFRDPNELRATFFYTSDNFPYEGSYTFTAQPCGGRGTLSYQWRKCADPFTCGPVLGTGATFTTYLAPGSNYIQLTVQSSAGQAYTVLREVYVLDSSCGEEIFCAQAVGGDTLQVVQERLSAERLPAEPELEGLYPNPAGDRVVVRFGLPEASEVELMVYDVLGRAVVRRRPGRMEAGWHREVLMTDEWPAGRYVVVLRVGDRTLSKTLMRIR